The sequence below is a genomic window from Sorangiineae bacterium MSr12523.
GAGCTGGCGCAGGGTGGCGACATCGGCCAAGCCGGGCCCGGAAAAGACATTGAGCGGCAGCGGGGTGCCCTTGGAAATGGCCTCGATGTGCTCGGGCGTGCGCAACCCGGGAACGAAGAAGCCGTCCGCGCCCGCGGCCGCGTAGACCTTGGCCCGCGCGAGACACTCGCTCACGTGCTGCTCTGCCGGATGCTTGCCGTGGAGAACGATGTCCGTGCGCGCGTTGATGAAGGCATCGACGCCCGCACGTTGCGCGGCCTCGCGTGCGGCGTGGAGGTGTTCGGCGAATGCGCCCGGATCGCCGCTGCCGTCCTCCAGATTGAAGCCCACGGCGCCTGTATCGAGGATGCGCGCCACGGTTTCGGCGACCTCGCGCGGCGTGCGTCCGTAGCCGCGCTCCAGATCCACGGAGACGGGAATGTCGACGGTGCGCACCATGCGACGTACGACGTCGGCGA
It includes:
- a CDS encoding isocitrate lyase/phosphoenolpyruvate mutase family protein — protein: MTNAIATFRSLHAPGEMLVLPNAWDSASAALFAASGARATATTSSGLAWSLGYPDGEHVPVALLADVVRRMVRTVDIPVSVDLERGYGRTPREVAETVARILDTGAVGFNLEDGSGDPGAFAEHLHAAREAAQRAGVDAFINARTDIVLHGKHPAEQHVSECLARAKVYAAAGADGFFVPGLRTPEHIEAISKGTPLPLNVFSGPGLADVATLRQLGVRRLSVGGRLTEVAYEAARRACVELLDSGTYSSFFPAEITYAKMNAFFAGKN